From the Burkholderia glumae LMG 2196 = ATCC 33617 genome, one window contains:
- a CDS encoding pyrimidine 5'-nucleotidase encodes MSGPRTPVRPAAQPARRPARRARRVRPQAGRPVWLFDLDNTLHHASHAIFPAINAAMTQYIIDTLQVDRARADHLRTFYTRRYGAALLGLARHHPIDPHDFLKVVHTFTDLPSMVRGERGLARRLAALPGRKLILTNAPESYARAVLAELGIERLFERVIAIEQMRDRRAWRAKPDAAMLRRAIRDARARLADAILVEDTRSHLKRYKGLGIRTIWITGHLPGHLPRIGRPHYVDRRIASLQSLRLSTRAGRRKCSRLNRGTRP; translated from the coding sequence TTGAGCGGCCCGCGCACGCCTGTCCGGCCCGCGGCCCAACCGGCGCGGCGGCCGGCGCGCCGTGCGCGCCGGGTCCGGCCGCAGGCCGGCCGGCCGGTCTGGCTGTTCGACCTCGACAACACGCTGCATCACGCCTCGCACGCGATCTTCCCGGCCATCAACGCCGCGATGACGCAGTACATCATCGACACGCTGCAGGTCGATCGCGCCCGCGCCGACCATCTGCGCACGTTCTACACGCGCCGCTACGGCGCCGCCCTGCTCGGGCTCGCACGCCACCATCCGATCGATCCGCACGATTTCCTGAAAGTCGTGCATACCTTCACGGACCTGCCCTCGATGGTGCGCGGCGAACGCGGGCTCGCGCGCCGCTTGGCGGCGCTGCCGGGCCGCAAGCTGATCCTGACCAATGCGCCGGAGTCTTACGCGCGCGCGGTGCTCGCCGAACTCGGCATCGAGCGGCTGTTCGAGCGCGTGATCGCGATCGAGCAGATGCGCGACCGCCGCGCCTGGCGCGCCAAGCCCGACGCCGCGATGCTGCGCCGGGCGATCCGCGATGCGCGCGCGCGGCTCGCCGACGCGATCCTCGTCGAGGACACCCGCAGCCATCTGAAGCGCTACAAGGGGCTCGGCATCCGCACCATCTGGATCACCGGGCACCTGCCCGGCCATCTGCCGCGAATCGGCCGCCCGCACTATGTCGATCGTCGCATTGCTTCGCTACAATCGCTGCGACTGAGCACACGAGCGGGGCGACGCAAATGCAGCCGACTGAACCGCGGGACCCGGCCGTAG
- the slmA gene encoding nucleoid occlusion factor SlmA: MQPTEPRDPAVATADTADTRPPAAGTAPRPRARPKPGERRVLILQTLASMLEAPKREKITTAALAARLEISEAALYRHFASKAQMFEGLIEFIETTIFGLVNQIVDKEPDGLLQARAIGLMLLNFAARNPGMTRVLTGEALVGEHERLIERIDRMLERVEASVRQCLRTALAQSAQSAQSPAGATALPPGYDPAMRANLLVTHVLGRWHRYARSGFGKSPVEHADVQLQLILC; encoded by the coding sequence ATGCAGCCGACTGAACCGCGGGACCCGGCCGTAGCCACGGCCGACACGGCCGACACCCGACCTCCGGCGGCCGGCACCGCGCCGCGCCCGCGCGCGCGGCCGAAGCCCGGCGAGCGGCGGGTGCTGATCCTGCAGACGCTGGCCAGCATGCTCGAGGCGCCCAAGCGCGAGAAAATCACCACCGCCGCGCTCGCGGCCCGGCTCGAGATCTCGGAGGCGGCGCTCTACCGCCACTTCGCGAGCAAGGCGCAGATGTTCGAAGGCCTGATCGAGTTCATCGAGACCACCATCTTCGGGCTCGTCAACCAGATCGTCGACAAGGAGCCGGACGGCTTGCTGCAGGCGCGCGCGATCGGCCTGATGCTGCTCAACTTCGCGGCCCGCAACCCGGGCATGACCCGCGTGCTGACGGGCGAGGCGCTGGTGGGCGAGCACGAGCGGCTGATCGAGCGGATCGACCGCATGCTCGAACGCGTCGAGGCCTCGGTGCGGCAGTGCCTGCGCACGGCGCTCGCGCAGTCCGCGCAGTCCGCGCAGTCTCCCGCCGGCGCGACGGCGCTGCCGCCCGGCTACGATCCCGCGATGCGCGCCAACCTGCTCGTCACGCACGTGCTCGGCCGCTGGCATCGCTACGCGCGCAGCGGCTTCGGCAAATCGCCGGTCGAGCACGCCGACGTCCAGCTGCAGCTGATCCTCTGCTGA
- the metW gene encoding methionine biosynthesis protein MetW, which produces MNQQALTMLSARPDFRAIARWVEPRATVLDLGCADGSLLALLAEELEVSGYGIEINDAGVHGCVKNGVNVIQQNLEDGLRLFEDQSFDFAILSQTLQTIHQTAAILRETVRVGRECIVSFPNFGYWAHRLSVLKGRMPVSKSLPYQWHNTPNVRVLTIRDFEALAPEVGIEILDRIVLHGGQPVRWGANWRGSLAVYRVKRSHP; this is translated from the coding sequence ATGAACCAGCAGGCCTTGACGATGCTCTCGGCGCGGCCGGACTTTCGCGCCATCGCGCGCTGGGTCGAACCGCGCGCGACGGTGCTCGACCTCGGCTGCGCCGACGGCTCGCTGCTCGCGCTGCTGGCCGAGGAGCTGGAGGTGTCGGGCTACGGCATCGAGATCAACGACGCGGGCGTTCACGGCTGCGTGAAGAACGGCGTCAACGTGATCCAGCAGAATCTCGAGGACGGGCTGCGCCTGTTCGAGGACCAGAGCTTCGATTTCGCGATCCTCTCGCAGACGCTGCAGACCATCCATCAGACCGCCGCGATCCTGCGCGAGACGGTGCGCGTGGGCCGCGAGTGCATCGTCTCGTTCCCGAACTTCGGCTACTGGGCGCACCGGCTGTCGGTGCTGAAGGGGCGCATGCCGGTGTCGAAGTCGCTGCCGTACCAGTGGCACAACACGCCGAACGTGCGGGTGCTGACGATCCGCGATTTCGAGGCGCTGGCGCCCGAAGTCGGCATCGAGATCCTCGACCGGATCGTGCTGCACGGCGGCCAGCCGGTCCGTTGGGGCGCGAACTGGCGTGGTAGTCTTGCGGTCTATCGCGTGAAGCGCAGCCATCCCTGA
- the metX gene encoding homoserine O-succinyltransferase MetX gives MESIGIVAPRTMHFAEPLQLQSGSVLGSYQLVVETYGELNAARSNAVLVCHALNASHHVAGIYADDPRSTGWWDNMVGPGKPLDTNRFFVIGVNNLGSCFGSTGPMSLDPATGTPYGARFPVVTVEDWVNAQARVADAFGIARFAAVMGGSLGGMQALAWSLMYPERVAHCLVIASTPKLSAQNIAFNEVARSAILSDPDFHGGNYYAHQVIPRRGLRVARMIGHITYLSDDDMAEKFGRALRRADGALDAYNFNFDVEFEVESYLRYQGDKFADYFDANTYLLITRALDYFDPAKAFGGDLSAALERSQAKYLVASFTTDWRFAPARSRELVKALLDIRRQVSYAEIDAPHGHDAFLLDDARYHNVVRAYYERIAAEVGA, from the coding sequence ATGGAATCGATCGGCATCGTCGCTCCACGGACCATGCATTTCGCCGAACCGCTGCAGCTGCAAAGCGGCAGCGTGCTCGGCAGCTACCAGCTCGTCGTCGAGACCTACGGCGAACTGAATGCCGCGCGCTCGAACGCGGTGCTCGTCTGTCATGCCCTGAACGCCTCCCACCACGTGGCAGGCATCTACGCGGACGATCCGCGCAGCACCGGCTGGTGGGACAACATGGTCGGGCCGGGCAAGCCGCTCGACACCAACCGCTTCTTCGTGATCGGCGTGAACAACCTCGGCTCGTGCTTCGGCTCGACCGGCCCGATGAGCCTCGACCCCGCCACCGGCACGCCCTACGGCGCGCGCTTCCCGGTGGTCACGGTGGAGGACTGGGTCAACGCGCAGGCGCGCGTGGCCGATGCGTTCGGCATCGCGCGCTTCGCCGCGGTGATGGGCGGCAGCCTCGGCGGCATGCAGGCACTGGCCTGGAGCCTGATGTATCCGGAGCGCGTCGCCCACTGCCTGGTGATCGCATCCACGCCGAAGCTCTCGGCGCAGAACATCGCGTTCAACGAGGTGGCGCGCTCGGCGATCCTGTCGGACCCCGACTTCCACGGCGGCAACTACTACGCGCACCAGGTGATCCCGCGCCGCGGCCTGCGCGTGGCGCGCATGATCGGCCACATCACCTACCTGTCGGACGACGACATGGCCGAGAAATTCGGCCGCGCGCTGCGCCGCGCCGACGGCGCGCTCGATGCCTACAACTTCAACTTCGACGTCGAGTTCGAGGTCGAATCGTACCTGCGCTACCAGGGCGACAAGTTCGCCGACTACTTCGACGCGAACACCTACCTGCTGATCACGCGCGCGCTCGACTACTTCGATCCGGCCAAGGCGTTCGGCGGCGACCTGAGCGCCGCGCTCGAGCGCAGCCAGGCGAAATACCTGGTGGCCAGCTTCACGACCGACTGGCGCTTCGCGCCGGCGCGCTCGCGCGAGCTCGTGAAGGCGCTGCTCGACATCCGCCGGCAGGTCAGCTATGCGGAGATCGACGCGCCGCACGGCCACGACGCGTTCCTGCTCGACGACGCGCGCTATCACAACGTGGTGCGCGCCTATTACGAACGAATCGCCGCGGAGGTGGGAGCATGA